One Tamlana carrageenivorans genomic region harbors:
- a CDS encoding GAF domain-containing protein, translating into MIFEALKPQVEAIISNKIKTVDERLFSICELLKKNIAYYNWVGFYFSHPSKEELHLGPYVGEPTDHTIIPFGKGICGQVALSNKNFVVPDVKAQDNYIACSITVKAEIVVPIFVSGKNIGQIDIDSNTADPFTELDEQFLEFVCEKVATIL; encoded by the coding sequence AACCACAAGTCGAAGCCATTATTTCAAATAAGATAAAAACGGTTGATGAACGCTTATTCAGTATTTGTGAATTACTTAAAAAAAACATTGCCTATTACAATTGGGTAGGCTTTTATTTTAGTCACCCTTCAAAAGAAGAACTTCACCTGGGTCCTTATGTAGGCGAACCTACAGATCATACAATTATTCCCTTCGGAAAAGGTATTTGCGGGCAAGTCGCTTTAAGTAACAAGAACTTTGTTGTGCCCGATGTAAAAGCTCAAGACAATTACATTGCTTGTAGTATTACGGTAAAAGCTGAAATAGTTGTACCTATTTTTGTAAGTGGTAAAAATATAGGGCAAATTGATATCGACTCCAATACGGCCGATCCTTTTACAGAACTAGACGAGCAGTTTTTAGAATTTGTTTGTGAAAAAGTAGCAACTATACTATAG